In a single window of the Campylobacter iguaniorum genome:
- a CDS encoding pyridoxamine 5'-phosphate oxidase family protein, which translates to MDERIVEFITKMHIFSLGVVCDEQPYLCSCFYAYDEINNSLVFASDDSSKHIKAIKKQPKVAINIALDTKIVGIIKGVQATGAAREATNKNVYFKRFPYALALNPKLYEIKLEWIKYTDNALGFGTKLTWSLGE; encoded by the coding sequence ATGGATGAAAGAATAGTTGAGTTTATAACAAAAATGCATATATTTAGTTTGGGCGTTGTCTGTGATGAGCAGCCTTATCTTTGTAGCTGCTTTTATGCTTATGATGAGATTAATAATTCGCTAGTTTTTGCCAGTGATGATAGCTCAAAACATATAAAAGCTATAAAAAAACAGCCAAAAGTCGCTATAAATATAGCTCTTGATACAAAAATAGTTGGTATCATAAAAGGAGTTCAAGCTACAGGAGCGGCACGCGAAGCGACAAATAAAAATGTATATTTCAAAAGATTTCCATACGCCTTGGCGCTAAATCCAAAGCTTTATGAGATTAAACTAGAATGGATAAAATACACAGACAACGCTCTTGGCTTTGGGACTAAGCTTACTTGGAGCTTAGGCGAGTAG
- a CDS encoding ATP-binding protein translates to MKNILSTLNIIRLTASFPLIILLAIVTFYILETYKDYRNVVALNNDFQKTKTMLPLIKEINLERGLSVVYLGLKGNLDKDILDAQRQKTDKAIQDAKNLYSIGNKKDVLENLLNGLDIVRDKIDTLSINFDEMFFEYFDTVNYNLANRINSFTSYNLNPKITALLNLLDLSLTNKIIINERRDYVADILMQNRPFSDEEFRAYVGILNLNQFNAQLFPNSDIKKKITNILDHPEHINVSLNLENFISTILKEASDGNYSISIAQWFKQFNSYLNIADKIVMLIEAEIQTSINAFKKELMINGTVAILVWMVSFIFLLLTYFARNKIKRNVTQLDRIIKNLSNLPLNHKIDLSGAGATQKAYEMIEEAISIMNDKQIAAEDANKAKSIFLANMSHEIRTPLNGIIGFTELLENSNISASDKELVHIIYQSSENLLKIINNILDISKIESNKMKLDEVIFSPMKEFESLADIHAVKAYEKNIKINLFIDPKLNTGLQGDVVKIKEILMNLIGNAIKFTPNGGQITIKIEKTPENFPTRMGINFSVKDTGIGIEEGKIKHIFDSFTQADNTITRLYGGTGLGLSISSQYAKMMNSKINVTSKLGKGSEFSFVINFAETKTLDYNYFNEFKDKKLAVLTLKRTDIENSFISRYLEHLGVNVKFITSQNDIKEDDEFEAIITNLQNYSLLGENNKISTIVFSTPKEYQTNTLDMKNIVWVIEPLTLSKLANAIKKATDSKSSNDINLNLKTKFDANILVAEDSIADQSNIKNILKEFCNQVTIVSNGQIAVEERKNRDYDIIFMDTVMPVLNGVLSAGMIADYERQNDLPHVPIVAMTTYAPSITIDSFSQKGFDAHITKPINKDNVLMALDKFLSNKIIPHKQLQSKSNAKTKADGETYNNHNMRDALLFKKSTIENKIFSSVLKGFCQSVDVVSSFDDFKTKLEEYPYKLVFIDYKIPNFQSNIIANWIQTAKEAHNADIKSILFVDPAMEINENLDDKFDEILKSSISKTQLETMIKPYIKNEII, encoded by the coding sequence ATGAAAAATATATTAAGCACATTAAATATCATAAGGCTCACAGCGAGCTTCCCACTTATTATTTTGCTTGCCATAGTGACCTTTTATATTCTTGAAACTTATAAAGATTACCGAAATGTAGTTGCTCTAAATAACGATTTCCAAAAGACAAAAACCATGCTTCCTTTGATAAAGGAGATAAATTTAGAAAGAGGACTTAGTGTCGTATATCTTGGCTTAAAAGGAAATCTTGATAAAGATATTTTAGACGCTCAAAGACAAAAAACCGATAAAGCTATTCAAGATGCGAAAAATTTATACTCAATAGGTAACAAAAAAGATGTTTTAGAAAATTTGCTAAATGGACTAGATATAGTGCGTGATAAAATAGACACACTTAGTATAAATTTTGACGAGATGTTTTTTGAGTATTTTGATACAGTAAATTATAATTTGGCAAACAGAATAAACAGCTTCACAAGCTATAACCTAAATCCAAAAATAACAGCTTTGCTAAATTTGCTCGACCTATCTTTAACCAACAAAATCATAATCAACGAAAGAAGAGATTATGTAGCAGATATTCTCATGCAAAACAGACCATTTAGCGATGAGGAGTTTAGAGCATATGTCGGTATTTTAAATTTAAATCAGTTCAACGCCCAATTATTCCCAAATTCAGACATAAAAAAGAAAATTACAAATATACTAGATCATCCAGAACACATAAATGTCAGTTTAAATTTAGAAAACTTTATATCAACTATCTTAAAAGAAGCATCTGATGGAAACTACTCTATCAGTATCGCCCAATGGTTTAAGCAGTTCAACTCATATTTAAATATCGCAGACAAAATAGTCATGCTTATAGAAGCAGAAATACAAACCTCAATCAATGCTTTCAAAAAAGAGCTTATGATAAATGGCACAGTAGCAATACTTGTATGGATGGTATCTTTTATATTTTTATTGCTAACTTATTTTGCTAGAAACAAAATCAAACGAAACGTAACCCAACTAGATAGAATTATAAAAAATCTATCAAATTTACCACTAAATCACAAGATAGATTTATCAGGTGCAGGTGCGACGCAAAAAGCCTATGAGATGATAGAAGAAGCTATATCTATAATGAATGACAAACAAATAGCAGCCGAAGATGCAAACAAAGCAAAATCAATATTTTTGGCCAATATGTCTCATGAGATAAGAACGCCACTAAATGGCATAATCGGCTTTACTGAACTGCTTGAAAATAGCAATATATCAGCCAGCGATAAAGAGCTAGTCCATATAATCTACCAAAGCAGTGAAAATCTACTAAAAATCATCAATAACATACTTGATATTTCCAAAATAGAAAGTAATAAAATGAAGCTTGATGAGGTCATCTTCTCTCCGATGAAAGAGTTTGAAAGCCTCGCAGATATTCACGCGGTAAAAGCTTATGAAAAAAATATCAAGATAAATTTATTCATCGATCCGAAGCTAAATACTGGGCTCCAAGGCGATGTAGTAAAAATCAAAGAGATCTTGATGAATCTCATAGGAAATGCTATCAAATTTACGCCAAACGGCGGTCAAATCACAATCAAAATCGAAAAAACGCCAGAAAACTTCCCAACACGAATGGGTATAAACTTTAGCGTGAAAGATACAGGAATTGGCATAGAAGAAGGCAAAATCAAGCATATATTTGATAGTTTTACACAAGCAGACAATACCATAACAAGACTTTATGGAGGAACTGGACTTGGGCTTAGCATATCTAGCCAATACGCTAAAATGATGAACTCAAAAATAAACGTAACAAGCAAACTTGGCAAAGGAAGTGAATTTAGCTTTGTTATAAATTTTGCAGAAACAAAAACACTAGATTACAACTACTTTAATGAGTTCAAAGATAAAAAACTAGCAGTCTTAACACTCAAAAGAACAGACATAGAAAATTCATTCATCTCAAGATATTTAGAACATCTTGGTGTGAATGTCAAATTCATAACCAGCCAAAACGACATCAAAGAAGATGATGAGTTTGAAGCTATCATAACAAATCTTCAAAACTATAGCCTACTAGGCGAAAATAACAAGATTTCAACTATCGTATTTTCTACACCAAAAGAGTATCAAACAAATACGCTAGATATGAAAAATATAGTCTGGGTAATAGAGCCACTCACTCTATCAAAACTCGCAAATGCGATCAAAAAAGCAACAGATAGCAAAAGCTCAAATGATATAAATTTGAACTTAAAAACTAAATTTGATGCAAATATATTAGTAGCAGAAGACTCTATAGCAGATCAATCAAATATCAAAAATATTTTAAAAGAGTTCTGCAACCAAGTAACGATAGTCAGCAACGGTCAAATAGCCGTAGAAGAGCGTAAAAATAGAGATTATGATATTATTTTTATGGATACTGTTATGCCTGTACTAAATGGCGTTTTATCAGCTGGAATGATAGCTGATTATGAAAGACAAAACGACCTTCCTCATGTCCCTATCGTAGCGATGACGACTTATGCGCCAAGTATCACTATTGATAGTTTTTCGCAAAAAGGCTTTGACGCTCACATAACAAAACCTATAAATAAAGACAACGTACTCATGGCGTTAGATAAATTTTTATCAAATAAAATCATACCGCACAAACAATTACAAAGCAAATCAAACGCGAAAACAAAAGCAGACGGTGAAACTTACAATAATCACAATATGAGAGATGCCCTACTCTTCAAAAAAAGCACAATAGAAAATAAAATTTTTAGTAGCGTGCTAAAGGGATTTTGCCAAAGTGTGGATGTGGTATCTAGCTTCGATGATTTCAAAACAAAGTTAGAAGAGTATCCATATAAGCTAGTATTTATAGACTATAAAATACCAAATTTCCAATCAAACATAATAGCAAACTGGATTCAAACAGCCAAAGAAGCCCACAATGCAGATATTAAATCAATCCTATTTGTCGATCCAGCTATGGAAATAAATGAAAATTTAGATGATAAATTTGATGAGATACTCAAAAGCTCTATCAGCAAAACTCAGCTTGAAACCATGATAAAACCTTATATAAAAAATGAGATAATATGA
- the dut gene encoding dUTPase — translation MQYVRLVEEMLKLQQKLNDDTNGKGWESGLTAQNKLISWKRCIYMECAELIDSFAWKHWKAISKPTNKENVIIEIVDIWHFIMSLGLENYTSKKIGDIHQLATDIASCSGFSEFCKDAYHINQYNIYEIINDVEAIINRCSGFDINFFDLVKDYFRLALKCGVNLGVLFEMYMGKNVLNKFRQDNGYKEGSYKKLWNGVEDNVVMGEILASGINSPEQIYSALELKYKNVK, via the coding sequence ATGCAATATGTAAGATTAGTAGAAGAGATGTTAAAGCTCCAACAAAAACTCAACGACGACACAAATGGCAAAGGCTGGGAGAGCGGTCTAACAGCTCAAAACAAACTCATAAGCTGGAAAAGATGCATATATATGGAGTGCGCTGAGCTGATAGATAGTTTTGCTTGGAAGCACTGGAAAGCAATCTCAAAACCAACAAACAAAGAAAATGTCATCATAGAAATAGTAGATATTTGGCATTTTATCATGAGTCTTGGACTTGAAAATTACACTTCAAAAAAGATAGGTGACATACATCAACTCGCCACAGATATAGCTAGTTGTAGCGGATTTAGCGAGTTTTGCAAAGATGCTTATCACATCAACCAATACAACATTTACGAGATCATAAACGACGTCGAAGCTATCATAAATCGCTGCAGTGGATTTGATATAAACTTCTTTGATTTAGTCAAAGATTACTTTAGATTGGCTTTGAAATGCGGAGTAAATTTGGGCGTATTATTTGAAATGTATATGGGAAAAAACGTCTTAAATAAATTTCGCCAAGACAACGGATATAAAGAAGGAAGTTACAAAAAGCTTTGGAATGGCGTCGAAGACAATGTCGTAATGGGCGAAATTCTAGCTTCAGGTATAAACTCACCAGAGCAAATTTACAGCGCACTTGAGCTAAAATACAAAAACGTCAAATGA
- a CDS encoding EI24 domain-containing protein yields MINLLRLSINDFFTKKFILLSLLPFFISILLFSTLMIFGGNELFEILKAGAISGDYSFIDESEHGFLVAILSFQAVKFLIVGMFYILSGFFAVMLSIIFAAIIAGFLTPTVTKFVNQKYYKFTLKDDISTLKIIKISLVIFAKFLLILLICLPFLFVPVINLFVINIPFFYLFYKFMLIDIASNTLNSFEFDIMLRSDAGWDFKFACLVFYILALIPLVGIFFQLFFVMFLSHLLFKKSQIYRF; encoded by the coding sequence ATGATAAATTTACTACGTTTAAGTATTAATGATTTTTTTACCAAAAAATTTATCCTACTCTCATTGTTGCCGTTTTTTATATCGATTTTGCTTTTTAGCACGCTTATGATATTTGGTGGCAATGAGCTATTTGAGATACTTAAGGCTGGTGCTATCAGTGGCGATTACTCATTTATTGATGAGAGTGAGCATGGGTTTTTGGTAGCTATTTTGTCTTTTCAAGCAGTTAAATTTTTAATAGTTGGTATGTTTTATATTTTGAGTGGATTTTTTGCTGTCATGCTAAGCATTATATTTGCAGCCATTATAGCTGGATTTTTGACCCCTACAGTGACTAAATTTGTCAATCAAAAATATTATAAATTCACGCTCAAAGATGACATCTCCACGCTCAAAATTATCAAAATTTCGCTTGTGATATTCGCCAAATTTTTACTTATTTTGCTTATTTGTTTGCCATTTTTGTTTGTTCCAGTGATAAATTTATTCGTCATAAATATCCCGTTTTTTTATCTATTTTATAAATTTATGCTAATCGATATCGCCTCAAATACGCTAAATTCATTTGAGTTTGATATCATGCTAAGAAGCGATGCTGGCTGGGATTTTAAATTTGCTTGCTTAGTCTTTTATATTTTAGCCTTAATTCCACTTGTTGGTATATTTTTCCAGCTATTTTTTGTTATGTTTTTAAGTCATTTGTTGTTTAAAAAAAGTCAAATTTATAGGTTCTAA
- a CDS encoding response regulator, giving the protein MKKINVLAIDDDEISLKLIKLILEKNSFVDTIITATNGLEALEILEKRFDIDLILLDLIMPVMNGYEFLANIQTRDYLSMIPIIVVSTDETAKQKVFEYGAYDFILKPIREKELSSAVQETLSLLA; this is encoded by the coding sequence ATGAAAAAAATAAATGTTCTAGCAATAGATGATGATGAAATAAGCCTAAAACTAATCAAATTAATCTTGGAAAAAAATTCTTTTGTAGATACTATCATAACAGCCACAAATGGGCTAGAAGCACTTGAAATTCTAGAAAAAAGATTTGACATAGACCTTATACTTTTAGATCTCATAATGCCAGTGATGAATGGCTATGAATTCCTAGCAAATATACAAACTAGAGATTATTTATCTATGATTCCTATCATCGTAGTAAGCACAGATGAAACAGCCAAACAAAAGGTCTTTGAGTATGGGGCTTATGACTTCATACTAAAGCCAATAAGAGAAAAAGAGCTAAGCTCAGCCGTGCAAGAGACATTAAGCCTACTCGCCTAA
- the uvrC gene encoding excinuclease ABC subunit UvrC produces MLADELKSLPNSPGVYQYFDANSKLLYVGKAKVLKNRVKSYFSFTPTLAPSPRLSPRIAKMISEAVHIEWIEAPSESDALILENSFIKQLKPKYNILLRDDKTYPYIYIDLSLDFPRFEITRKVIKGKNIKYFGPFFKGAKEILEALYLEFKLVQKKSCLKDKKACLFHQIGRCEAPCIGKISKENYSKIVNEAIKKLKNPEQLIENLSNLMTNYAINENYEEAAKLRDSINTIKDISIKVEVDIARLEDFEAIAISCERGFVCSVRLSIRDGKVAFANHTLSKANDISNLDSSSLYKQILLEAFPPDEPVATGKIYTRDEFEDMELVSEILSKRHGKKFNISSPKSGDKKSICNVAFTNASSFIDKHLKTHNYEFLNEIKDYFKLTNLPIKIECFDNSHLFGSAPVAGMIAWELDKFKKEHYRHIHLKTTNDYDQMNEMLTHRALGFEKLSPPDLWVIDGGEALLNLAKNIIASSGANVDIIAISKEKVDAKAHRAKGSANDKIYTEFGKLSLSPNDKKLQFFQRLRDEAHRFAITFHQNTRKKQDMASSKLANLGVSQGSIKKLLNLFENFENIHNASFEEIAKATNKSVATKIFNSKSSY; encoded by the coding sequence ATGCTAGCTGATGAGTTAAAAAGTCTGCCAAACTCGCCTGGAGTTTATCAGTATTTTGACGCAAACTCAAAGCTACTTTATGTAGGCAAGGCAAAAGTCCTAAAAAACCGCGTCAAAAGCTACTTTAGCTTCACTCCTACTCTCGCCCCAAGCCCTCGCCTAAGCCCACGCATAGCCAAAATGATAAGCGAAGCTGTGCATATAGAATGGATAGAAGCCCCAAGCGAAAGCGACGCACTCATACTTGAAAACTCATTTATCAAGCAGCTCAAACCAAAATACAATATTTTGCTTAGAGATGATAAAACCTATCCATATATTTATATCGATTTAAGCCTTGATTTTCCACGTTTTGAGATCACAAGAAAGGTAATAAAAGGCAAAAATATCAAATATTTTGGACCATTTTTCAAAGGCGCAAAAGAGATACTTGAAGCACTTTATCTTGAGTTTAAACTAGTCCAAAAAAAATCTTGCCTAAAAGACAAAAAAGCTTGTCTTTTTCATCAAATCGGACGCTGCGAGGCTCCTTGTATTGGTAAAATTTCAAAAGAAAACTACTCAAAAATAGTAAATGAAGCCATAAAAAAGCTAAAAAATCCAGAACAATTGATAGAAAATCTATCAAATTTGATGACAAATTATGCCATAAATGAAAACTACGAAGAGGCCGCCAAACTGCGAGATAGCATAAACACAATAAAAGATATAAGCATCAAAGTCGAAGTCGATATCGCTAGGCTTGAGGATTTTGAAGCCATAGCCATAAGCTGTGAGCGTGGATTTGTCTGCTCTGTGCGTCTGTCTATCAGAGATGGCAAAGTCGCCTTTGCTAATCACACTTTAAGTAAGGCAAATGATATATCAAATTTAGACTCTTCAAGCTTGTATAAGCAGATTTTGCTTGAAGCTTTTCCACCCGATGAGCCAGTGGCGACTGGCAAAATTTACACCAGAGATGAGTTTGAAGATATGGAGCTTGTGAGTGAGATTTTAAGCAAAAGACACGGCAAAAAATTTAATATCTCCTCCCCAAAAAGCGGAGATAAAAAATCAATTTGTAATGTCGCATTCACAAACGCCAGCTCTTTCATAGACAAACACCTAAAAACGCATAATTACGAGTTTTTGAACGAGATAAAAGACTACTTCAAGCTTACAAACTTACCTATCAAAATCGAGTGCTTTGACAACTCTCATCTCTTTGGCAGTGCTCCAGTAGCTGGAATGATCGCTTGGGAGCTTGATAAATTTAAAAAAGAGCATTACCGCCATATTCATCTAAAAACCACTAATGATTATGATCAGATGAATGAAATGCTAACTCATAGAGCTTTGGGCTTTGAGAAGCTTAGCCCACCAGATCTTTGGGTGATTGATGGTGGTGAAGCGCTTTTAAACTTGGCTAAAAATATCATCGCAAGCAGTGGAGCAAACGTCGATATAATAGCTATTTCAAAAGAAAAAGTAGATGCTAAGGCTCACAGAGCAAAAGGCAGTGCAAATGACAAAATTTACACTGAATTTGGCAAGCTAAGCTTAAGCCCAAATGATAAAAAGCTCCAGTTTTTTCAACGCTTAAGAGATGAAGCTCACAGATTTGCTATCACCTTTCATCAAAACACTAGAAAAAAACAAGATATGGCTAGCTCAAAACTAGCAAATTTAGGCGTAAGCCAAGGCAGTATTAAAAAGCTACTAAATTTGTTTGAAAACTTTGAGAATATCCACAATGCAAGCTTTGAAGAGATAGCAAAGGCAACGAACAAGAGCGTTGCGACAAAAATTTTTAACTCTAAAAGCTCTTATTAA